GGTGTTTTGATCGATCATAACCTCTCGTGGACACCGGAAGTGAAAATGTTATGGGGCGAATCTCCGGCGCATCCCAAATTATTAGTTTTCTTGGTGGACCCCGATGGGGCAGCGACTAATTCCGGTTGATGGTGATGCTTCATAACGCTTATGTTGACGGTCTCTTGCGCTGTAGCCTTCCTATCCTGCAGTGACTGTCCCCAACTAATAAGGAAAGCTTGGAAGCGGCACGTAACAATAGCCTGCGTGTTTGTCTGAGTCTTCCGAAGGCGTCGTCTTGTAAAAGGGCAGTAGCTGAGGCTCACTGTTTAATTCTTGACCCGCTACGAATTCAGGAAACGACCCGCACACATATAAGGCACGTGGTCCAAAACAATGAGtcacacgagaacaaggtgagagcaggagccaacgtttcgacaagtggacttgtcttcttcaaggcgacatatgctctcctcggcacagtatatataggtagggttcttctaaaggggagagaaggtgaggcgggtgggtgaggtaacgaagGATAGTGTGGTAACGGCGAGGGTGTAGAAATGAAAAGAAATgtaatgcactactgatagtcggtggaggagtttgaggcagcaccgtgtgttagcaggttgacgtggcatggcaggttcctcttttcatgcaaGGGGTCTGGACAAGGGGGGGGGGTCTGCTCGGCTGGAGGTCAGTGAAGTATCGGGCCTGACAGGGACAATAAAAGCAGCGGCGGAAAAAATGGTGTTcatgcgcacaaaaaaaaaaaaaaatggtaaagcgggaggggggggggggggggggcgtgtcgATATATAGATAAAAAGGCGAAAGGGTAGAGTGAAAacaaagggaggttggaatattattgacaaccgaataacaaaaaaaaaacaaaagaccaaataagcaactcaatgaacaataactaagtgctgttgcctatgcttttcaatttagcatggcgaatagattctaaagctgcctttgaaacgttcatgcctattggttgcaatgcattcaacttatgaatgaggtacgattctctatattttctttcccgcgcagaacgaaaatttgactgtagtatgtagagtttaagttcatcaaagttgtgacctgattggttgaaatgctcgccaaagccgtcgccgagcatgcGCGTTTTGAGCACACAATTCTGAGTAGTTTCTTCACGGAGATCCTGTATCTCCTCTCTTTTATTCACATTATGTAAATAAGGTTACTGTATATTCTGTTATAAGAACCCACATTTTTTTTAGCTTGTGGCATTTTGCTGTAGCTTAATCCGAAAATGTtcgtttcactttttttttttcagctagaAAGGTATACTCAATACGGAGCCGCGACGAGACCCAGATCAAGACTGAAATATACAAGAACGGTCCTGTGGAAGCACTCTTCACTGTCTACGCAGACTTCCTGTCGTACAAGAGCGGTAAGGACAACTTAATGGTATACAGTTATCCCTGAAGTTTTCTCGAGTGCTTTTGATTCTTGCTCATTACCCCGACGTGAAATCATGCACTTTCTTTTAACCCCGAATTTAATGGAATATACGTCACTTGTTTCTATTCTTGCCTTTTTAAAAAGTATTTTCACTGTTTTGTTGAAAATATTTCTCTTAGATTTTTTTTGGTGATAAGTAATTTGGTTAATTTTCTTGGAATTACACTTTCCGTTGTGTACACACAAATACCGAGTGATTCAATACCGTGTTGACttaattacgggcagtccagctTGGACCAACACGTATGACCAGTAGTATGAAGAAAAGTGAATCGAACATTATCAAGCATTTTAGAAGGTGCTTTTATTAGCACGACTCCATCTTCACAATGCCGTTATTTGAACATGAGGGCGCACCTTGGACGACAAATCGTATGAATCAGTTAGCTCAAAACCACCAATAAACAGCCATTCTGCCGGCGCTATAGAATACAATTATCGGTAATATTTCAGCGTTTCCGTCTTCGGCATAgtagccggcagatcccacgccctgtgggaatcgatgttatgcgaagccgtGTGCGGGGAGCTTATCAAGTTAatgatacgaccatgagagcacgaagacgtaggcgactgtttcatgacctacatgacacacatctcATGATATTCATGCAAAGGCCTATCATTTAGGTTCTTCATGCCACcttttcatactatgccaattttggtgcctaccaagttcacgaaacgaccacgagagcaccaaggcgaaggcggctgtttcatgacctacatgacacgcatgccatgacattcatatcttgacctatcatttatgttcgtcgtgcattcttgtcataatatgccaattttcgtacatgCTAAgataacgaagcgaccatgagagcaccaagacgtatgcgactagatagatagatagatagatagatagatagatagatagatagatagatagatagatagatagatagatagatagatagatagatagatagatagatagatagatagatagatagatagatagatagatagatagatagatagatagatagatagatagatagatagatagatagatagatagatagatagatagatagatagatagatagatagatagatgctctCAACTTGGTAAATattcgcaaagaaatgcttcgcatttaatacgcCTTTTCAATTCGATTTCTGACGTACTCGTTACCTGCACGTACCGCTAACTTTGAACGGAGACCAATGTCGGTCCTTAAATTTCACGTCGCAATGTGATCTTGGCAGAAGCAGGAGTTGTTTTCAGGTATATTATCGCCCAACTAACTTTATCTGAAGTATTATTTTGAGCGAATACTTCTTTAAAGGGTTTACATCGAAGCATGCCACTGAATTTTGTCCTGGTGCAGGCGTCTACCAGAGGCACAGCGAGGAGTCTGTGGGAGGTCACGCGATTCGCATAATAGGGTGGGGCACTGAGAACGGCGTCCCGTACTGGCTTGCGACAAACTCCTGGAACGAGGACTGGGGAGACAAAGGTGAGTGTTCTAGACGAAAGTAACCATAAAACGCGCTTCTTTGTTTTCCAAAAAGCTACGGGCCAATGAATGGACTCATTTTGCTATGAATATGAGTTCTTCATCTCATATTATGTTGATTCCTGGGTGTTATCGTCTTGAAAGCCCTATAAGATTGAAGGTTTATTCAAACATCCCGATGGGCCGAGGACAGGAAAACATCCACAATAAGACTAGCGCTGACTGCCAACGAAATCTATCATGGTTGCTTACTTGTGCTCGTCCCACCGCGCAGCTTCAATATACcttcaagatgaaccaactcaTCCAAATCAAGTTGTCGCCAATATAGGCTTGGTGTATTGTGCCAGTGGGTCAATAATTCTTGACAAATACAAGCTTGGGGTGACTGCGCAGGCTTTGACGCCTGTGCCGTCAAAGCCTGCGCCTTATGCGTCGACAAGGCAGCCAGAAGGCTACGATTAAAATCCCTCCTCACACACACGCGGTTTAAGTTACGATACAGGCTTTACTAAAATGTGATTCCTGCATGACGAAGGTTATCTAAGGGTCCCGCGCAGAGCGGCTAAACAATTTAATACTCGCACTAATTCTTCCAGGCTACTTCAAGATCCGCCGTGGAAATGACGAATGCGGAATTGAGGATCAGATTGACGCCGGCATTCCCAAGGAGCCCAAGGCATAGTCAACAGAATGGACGTGGCTTGTAAACATTAATAAAACGTCACGTTATGAATGGGTGTCTAATTTGTTTGCACTTCATCCAGGACAATGTATTCATGCAATAACGAGGAGGAAGACCTTTAGGAAAAAATaatgcagatcccacgccctgtgcaAATCGAGATCTTTCGatgcattttgcaggtagctatAGCTATCAGGCATTGCTTGGGGTTCTGTGAAGTGTTcccgcgtgcgtgtgtgcgtgcgtgtacatgtgtgtgcgtgtgcgtgcgtgcgtgcgtgcgtgcgtgtgcgtgtgcgtgtgcgtgtgtgtgtgacgacGGTTTCTGACTCGGCCATTCGACACCAATTTACAACATGCCGATGATTTGGTTCCATAACTACGGGGCGGACGAAATCTAGGGTAACATGGATGATAGCTTAATCTGCAACTAAGCTTTATAGGATCGTAAGTACCTATGTCTGTCACCTGGCGTGTGCTAAAACGACAACCCATctgtactccggcgaagaaacgTAAAAACTTGTTCCACCTGGTTGATAATGCGTGCGTTACAATGTCGCACAGCTTCTACGCAGCGTTAGCTGCTGCGAATAAATGAATGGAGAATGCGCCGATCCCGAAGGCGAATGCAGTCAAACGCAGCATCTCTCCATGACATCGCATTCCAGTGGATTCCTAGTCACTGCGAAATTACAGACAACGTACatggtagatatacctggtagcgaagcttccataaaagcccatacgttcaaaacatggcggttcatcggcggttcatggggcttagcgccatctgtgtgaggagggaacacttccggcggaaaaaaataatgtgacgtcatatccgttaaaaacagaagtgacgtcattttgttctcaaatgCGCGAAGTTTGTTTTCGGTggcctgccactacagctgtatactcaaatgccccgccatacaacttgatgggcgttgcgagctttcagcgctgaaaccgatgcaggaaaaggtcagccgtacgggtgtcaaaatcgcatccctgcacagaatatactttcttaggaggccgatgAACACTTTGGACGTAGAATGCACGTCATTTTGTCGGACGCCAAGTCCAcaggccagcgctgtcgcacgaaaacaactaaattaaacaattatttggcggtcgcaacttactgcttttgactgaataggttaagaaacaatgagactacccgcgtcaccaaattcagacaaacggcaagcaaaacaacacaacatgtgaggggggcgtattgtaacaggtgaactttacgagcgcgcctttccgcACACTTCAAGaggtgcattgcattgcaagtgatagcggcaacgcccgccgctatcggtgggagcacttacggtgggcgctgaaaaaaggtatttattgataatgatcaagtaaaatggaatggtctcttcttttctcgccatccgtatataaaattgattaggaactttattttcgttgaatgaatctaactgtctctgtatttatttataaaacgctttttttctttcccaatgtttgttccctccaaacatagtcgcgcttaaatcgctgctcccataaccacccttgctgatgtcagtgacaattcgttctgaaccgctttttgtccgaagcttcgcgacctatgggAATCGACCTTGGAACGTACCTACAGATTACATGGCACGCTCAGCTTACCAAGATAGAGTACTACCGCTACTACCTCAAGCGGCGAGTGTCGTGCGTTTTCTTTTAGCAAACTTCGTGGCCGAATGCCCAGATAAACTTGACTCGCAAATGGTGCAGGAAGCTCCAGATTATATGTATTAGACCGTAACATGTGAATTCACGATCCCTATAAAAATCAGCCGTTCAATAAAAACAACAATTCATAGGCCGGGTTAGTACAGCCTACATAATTTTCTTATTTTGTGCGAGATAGGAAAATTCGCGGTGCTGTGAGTTCTTATGAGGAGGCTGCAAATGACATAAAGCATCAGCAATCACAccacatgcgttcgatatctcgagttagctcggcgtcgtggttagcagcatccacccgccattggtgcttgcattccactagaaacacaaacgtgtaaccaataattgagaagcacttcaatacagcgtcgggattaacccactgctaaacaccggggccgcacatttcagcttcgctgattaACCATCTGAATGGAGTGTTTGGGCGGTGtccttttttatctctctctctctctttctctcattggAAGAGGCGTCTCACGATATAGTGGCATGGCCTGCATAGAAGGCCAATATAACTAGACAAAATCCTGGGCGAATGGCCATCAGCACACTTGCAAAGCAATGCTGGACGCGCATTAGTGCAGCTTCTTGAAGAATCAGAAATATGCAAAAGTTCCTAAATTTTATTATTGTAACATTGATCACGACGCTGTAATTGTAGTAGTTGCTAATTTTTTTCAACACTTTCATATTTACGAGTTTCCTGCGTTAGCTCAATTATCGTGTTCCTGTGGGTCTTCCTagtgtgtttgtgtgcgctctATTGTCCAACGAGGGCTGCTGTGTGTACTTGAACGTAAATAAATGCTTGTGAGCTGCTAAGAAAGAATTCTTTTGTTGTCTGCATGTGAACATTAAAAGTGTTGTCACTACAGTTTTTTGTCTCCATTCTTCGTATTAAGCTTTTTTTTACCCGACTATGAATTAAGAGATTAGGAGTGGCCTGGCGTCGTCTACCAGGCACGAACATCTTCTTGCACACAGTTAATAAAATTTTAAACCCACCATCTCAAAGCACTAGAAGTCCTGATTGCACAATGTGAGAAACTGGCGCGTGACACTCACCAAACGTCTGAAAGAGCTACTTGGCTTTGATACAAAGTATGCATGCAATCATGGCCGATTATTATTTTTGTTGATAATTAATTTAAAAAATGTATCCTAGTGGTTCCAGCGTTGGAATGCTGTGCTGGAAGCATAGGTTCGATATCATCATCGGCCACACATTTTTTGGTATTGAAGATGTCCGAAACGAGACAGCATAATAGTAAAATTTTTCCAGAGCATTACCCAGGCTTTTTTAACAAATTTACTGTGAGCAGGTGTAGTGGCGTTAGCACACACAGCCAATTATTTTAACACGTTAAGCCCTCTGAGAATACTAACCTAATATCTATGAATTTTATGGCATTTTATATGGCCCCTCATGCGTCACAAAAAGCGGTCAGGAACGTACCTGTCAATTAATCACAAAACTCCTCGAGTGAGGCACAGAAAGCTTAGCATTAAAAGCCATTGATCACCGTTCTTCCCGATGCTTCTTCGACGCTTGTGTACTGCGCTTTGTCGATTGCTCGACTGTTGGTCTGCATAGTTTCGGAAAGCATCTCCGGATAACAAGGCCGCCCTATATGTCTTACCATATCAGATGAGCGCACCCTCCTAACTACAAGTGGAGGATTTACCATTCTCTGAGAAAACGCCTAATTTGAATTTGAACGCTAAGAGCAGCTATCTAAATGTATAAACTATATTTCACTAGCATTTTTCTCAGTTAGGCGTCATAATATCCAAGTTACGCCTATAAAGGAAAAAGTAATACTGGAAGTATACATGTAATCATATATACCGTGTACATTCAATGCTATTTTTATTAATATGCAGACGACCCTGTGCCTATAGCCGAAGACGTATTACATAGAATATATATTTTGCAACACTCATTTTTACGCACATAAAAAAAGTTATTGGTTCCTAACTTCGTACAGGAGGCCTACTTTTTGGCTGGGTCGATTAAGGGCAGAGATTTCTGACTTCCACCGCGTATGGGTAGCTTCGTGGATAAATATGGCAAGTCTTGTCAACGCAGTCTTTACCGACAGTGCCACAATGACCGGGAAGCACAGACGGGAACATGGCACATTTATACATTCGTGGCAATATTTCTAAGAGCACTGCCGTAAACAGTTTTGCTACCCTTTTTTTCGTAGTGGTCAAATTTTTAATAATTAGAAGACTTACTTAAATAATCATTTGATATGACTGTCAGTGTTGACGTGGTGATTACCGATGAGGAAGCAAAGAACTAATAATAAAGCGAGGTCTATATGCATGTGTTGTCAGACTACGTAATACTGGCATAATGCATTCTCTGAGAGTTGAAGCTGGTTCACATGAAAACTGAAGAAAACCAACAAAATAAGTTGAATATTCTGCGTCAACTTGCACTCAATAACACGGGAAAGCATCCCCAGATTATTTTGTTCCTTGTGTGTGCTAAGTACTGGCATAAATGCTGAATAAGATCATCGTAAAAGTCGCCGTAGTCTTTTGCCTATATTGAATGAATTTGCCCAACCGCAACTTAAACTAGGAATTTTTCAGCGAAGTAATAGTATTTTTAAACAAGTGCATT
This Dermacentor silvarum isolate Dsil-2018 chromosome 6, BIME_Dsil_1.4, whole genome shotgun sequence DNA region includes the following protein-coding sequences:
- the LOC119456979 gene encoding cathepsin B; translated protein: SYFHDRCNGGYPAAAWQFYKDEGIVTGGLYGTEDGCQPYYFPPCEHHTVGPLPPCTATKPTPKCVQTCRKGYEKSYTEDKHFARKVYSIRSRDETQIKTEIYKNGPVEALFTVYADFLSYKSGVYQRHSEESVGGHAIRIIGWGTENGVPYWLATNSWNEDWGDKGYFKIRRGNDECGIEDQIDAGIPKEPKA